In Acidovorax sp. 106, the following proteins share a genomic window:
- the lipA gene encoding lipoyl synthase, which translates to MSTPEVVREAQSTEAYNPLAKQKAAAKLSRIPIKVEHGETLKKPDWIRVKAGSPTTRFYEIKEILREHKLHTVCEEASCPNIGECFGKGTATFMIMGDKCTRRCPFCDVGHGRPDPLDKDEPLNLAKTIAALKLKYVVITSVDRDDLRDGGSGHFVECIQNIRELSPQTQIEILVPDFRGRDDRALEILKAAPPDVMNHNLETAPRLYKEARPGSDYQFSLNLLKKFKALHPNVPTKSGIMVGLGETDEEILQVMRDMRAHDIDMLTIGQYLSPSNSHLPVRRYVHPDTFKMFEEEAYKMGFSHAAVGAMVRSSYHADQQAHAAGV; encoded by the coding sequence ATGAGCACCCCTGAAGTCGTCCGCGAAGCGCAATCCACCGAAGCCTACAACCCGCTGGCAAAGCAAAAAGCGGCAGCCAAGCTGTCGCGCATCCCGATCAAGGTGGAGCATGGCGAAACGCTCAAGAAGCCCGACTGGATTCGGGTGAAGGCGGGCAGTCCCACCACGCGCTTTTACGAGATCAAAGAGATCCTGCGCGAGCACAAGCTGCACACCGTGTGCGAAGAAGCCTCCTGCCCCAACATCGGCGAGTGCTTTGGCAAGGGCACGGCCACCTTCATGATCATGGGCGACAAGTGCACGCGCCGTTGCCCGTTTTGCGATGTGGGCCATGGCCGCCCCGACCCGCTGGACAAGGACGAGCCCCTGAACCTGGCCAAGACCATTGCTGCACTCAAGCTCAAGTACGTCGTGATCACCAGCGTGGACCGCGACGACCTGCGCGACGGCGGCAGCGGCCACTTCGTGGAATGCATCCAGAACATCCGCGAGCTGTCGCCCCAAACGCAAATCGAAATCCTGGTGCCCGACTTCCGTGGCCGCGATGACCGCGCGCTCGAAATCCTCAAAGCCGCACCACCCGACGTGATGAACCACAACCTGGAAACCGCGCCGCGCCTGTACAAGGAAGCGCGCCCAGGGTCTGACTACCAGTTCAGTCTGAACCTGCTGAAAAAGTTCAAAGCCCTGCACCCCAACGTGCCCACCAAGAGCGGCATCATGGTCGGCCTGGGCGAGACGGACGAAGAGATCCTGCAGGTGATGCGCGACATGCGCGCACATGACATCGACATGCTGACCATCGGCCAGTACCTGTCGCCCAGCAACAGCCACCTGCCCGTGCGCCGCTACGTGCACCCCGACACCTTCAAAATGTTCGAAGAAGAGGCCTACAAGATGGGCTTCAGCCACGCCGCCGTGGGTGCCATGGTTCGGTCCAGCTACCACGCCGATCAGCAAGCCCACGCCGCTGGCGTGTAA
- the lipB gene encoding lipoyl(octanoyl) transferase LipB, whose product MELRQLGRADYAHTVQSMQDYTAARTPDSPDMLLICEHLPLYTQGLAGKSDHILNPGDIPVVATNRGGQVTFHGPGQVVAYPLIDLQRAGYYVKEYVYRVEEAVIRTLDHFGVTGHRVAGAPGIYVRQDDPHSHALLPQRPQKREGNAASVPNFEGLGKIAALGIKVSRHCTYHGVALNVAMDLEPFARINPCGYAGLQTVDLSTIGVQTTWEEAAQVLGQQLSIRLAP is encoded by the coding sequence CTACGCACACACGGTGCAGTCGATGCAAGACTACACCGCTGCGCGCACGCCAGACAGTCCCGACATGCTCCTTATTTGTGAGCACCTACCGCTTTACACGCAAGGCCTAGCAGGCAAAAGCGATCACATCCTGAACCCCGGCGACATCCCCGTGGTGGCGACCAACCGGGGCGGGCAGGTCACGTTCCACGGCCCAGGGCAGGTGGTGGCCTACCCGCTCATTGATTTGCAGCGTGCTGGCTACTACGTCAAGGAGTACGTGTACCGCGTCGAAGAGGCCGTGATCCGCACACTGGACCACTTTGGCGTGACCGGGCACCGCGTGGCAGGCGCACCGGGCATCTATGTGCGGCAGGACGACCCGCACAGCCACGCCCTGCTGCCGCAGCGCCCGCAAAAGCGCGAGGGCAACGCCGCGTCGGTGCCGAATTTTGAAGGCCTGGGCAAGATCGCCGCGCTGGGCATCAAGGTCAGCCGCCACTGCACCTACCACGGGGTGGCGCTGAACGTGGCCATGGACCTGGAGCCCTTTGCGCGCATCAACCCTTGCGGTTACGCAGGTTTGCAAACCGTGGACCTTTCTACAATCGGGGTCCAAACCACCTGGGAAGAAGCCGCGCAGGTGCTGGGCCAGCAGCTCAGCATTCGCCTGGCGCCTTGA